The DNA sequence GATCACGTTCTGGATGAGCGGAAGATCGACCCGACCGGTGCAGTTCAGTCCAGCGTCCCATCCGCCGGCCGGATCGTCGGGCACCTGCGCGGCCGAGCGCGGTTCGGCGGGCATCCACGCGCCGAGGACAAGTGAAAGGACCGCGAGGGCCAGCTTCGCTCTCATCGTCGAAATTCTAGGAGTGGGTCCGCACGCGCCGAGCGTACTCTCGGCCAATGCAACGACATCGAGACGGAGAGCTCGACGATCTCGTTCGCAACACGATCATCTGGATCGCGGTCGTGCTCTGGCTTGCTTGGGGTTACTTCGTTCAGGAGCCACCGAGCGACGCGTATACGGACACGGTGCGTGACGCGTTCACCATCGTCCTCGCGTTCGTGATCCCGGTCATTTCTCTCTTTGTCGTGGTTGCCTGGGTGAGCGCCCTGCGGAATCGTCAACAACGATGAGAGCGCGACGTCGCGGTCGCGTATCAACGAAATCGACGATCCGCCCAAGGCACGCGGTCTTCGCCCGCTTTGGGAACACCACCCGTAGCGCGGACGTGCTCCGCGTGCGTAAGAGCACGCTTGGCCGTCACACAGTCAGACGTCCGCTGCTCGTGTCGGCCGTACACACGCGGTATTGCGCTGTACCGCTTATCGCGTGCAGTCTTCGCGGAGGTGGGGAAGAGGTCGTTCGCCTGGATCACCTTCGGCGCACTCCTTATCGCCGCGTTCGCGCCGATCGATAGCGGTCCCACGAGCGCGGCCGCGCGCGCAAGCGCCGGGTTCGATGCGGCAGGGGCCCGCGCGAGCGCGGTCGCACGTGGCGAGTCAGTTGGGGCGACCGCCGATCCATCGGTTGCGATCGAGACGAACTCCACCGTTTCGTACATCGGTTACCCGAGCGGACCTGCGAGTCCCGGCGAGACGGTCACGATCCCGGTCGCTCTGCGCAATCGCGATGTCGTTACGTGGGCCGCCTCGGGCGAGCAGGCCGTGAAGCTTTCGTATCACCTCTACGACTCCACCGGGCGCGTCGTCGCGTGGGATGGTCTGCGTTCGGTCCTGACCGAAGACCTTCCCTCGGGCGGCGCCGACGTGATCCCGATGACCCTGGCCGCTCCGGCGCTCACCGGGACATACACGGTCAAGCCCGACCTGGTGCGCGACGGACGCGGCTGGTTCTCATCGGGCGGCGCCGCGCCTGGGTCATTCGCGCTCAAGGTCACGACCGATCTCGACGCGGGTTACGGCACAACGACCACGCCCGAGGCGATCGTCCCCGGTGGCGTGGTACCCATCGAGGTGCACGTGACGAACACGGGCCTGAGGAGCTGGTCCGCCGGCGGCGACGCTCCGATCCGTCTCGGCTATCACTGGCTCGATGGGAATGGCAAGGCCGTGGTGTGGGATGGCGCGCGTCTTCCCCTCGCGCGTGATGTCGCGCCGGGCCGGGATGCCGCGTTCAGCGTCGATGTGCGCGCCCCAGATCGCGAGGGTGACTACGTGCTCGTGTGGGACATGGTCCAGGACGGCGGCATCGGCTGGTTCTCCGGGCACGCGGTCCCAGCGAAGCGCGAGGTCATCGCGGTAGGGGACGGCGTCACGTTCTACGGAAAGGGCTGGGGCCACGGCATCGGGCTCTCGCAGTGGGGCGCACAGGGGTGGGCCGAGGGCGCGGTCGGGCCACGCCTCACGGGCGAACAGATCGTCGCGAAGTATTTCCCCGGAACGCGCCTCGCCACCCAGCCGATGACACACCCATTCCGCGTGCTGCTTTCCGCTCCTTCAACAGGGTGCGTCGGGCGGACGATCGCGAACGTCGCGCGCATGCAATCCCAAGGCGGCATGCGCCTGGTCAACAGCGCGGATCCGACTGTCGTCTACATCGAGACGGCGCCGGATCAGCCGCTCCGATTCTGGAACGATGGCGGCTCACTCGTCGTGCGCGATGAGTGGTCGCGCGCGGTCGTCTTCTTCGGCGCCGACACGCTCATGCTCATGCCAAGGCAGTTCTGGGATCCGATCTACATCGATCAGAAGGGTCTCGGGTACCGCGGCAATCTCCAGGTCGGTCTGCGTGAGGAAGGCAACCTTCGCGTCGTGAACTTCGTGTCGTCCGACGACTACATGCGCGGCGCGCTTCCCGGGGAGATGCCGTCGCACTGGGAGTTCGAGGCGCTGCGCGCCCAGGCGATCGCCGCGCGCACGTATGCCGCGTGGCGGCAGTCGACCGCGGGCGATCGGACCTGGGATGTGCGTGACGACACCGCGGACCAGTGCTACGGCGGCGACGGCTTCGAGAGCGCGCGAACGAGCGCGGCGGTGGACGCGACCGCGTCGCTCATCCTCACCTACGACGGAAAGCCGATCCGAGCGCTGTACTCATCGGCGAGTGGCGGCATCAGTGAGAACGTCGGCTGCGTCCTCGACGCGCAGAAGGTCGACGGCACGTGGCAGTGCACCCAGGGTTGGCCCTACCTGCAGGTCACGGAGGACCCGGCCGAGGCCGCCGCGTACGACAAGCGAGGTGGGATGCCACACACCCTCTGGGCGCAGCACTTCAGCGGTGCCGAGATCCGTAAACAGATCATCGAGGACTACGGCGTGGACATCGGCCGCTTCGTTTCGATCGAGTTCAACGAGAGTCCCGGCGGTCGTCCCATCTCCGTGCTTGTGCGCGGCACCTCTGCCGACGTCGACCTGAAGGGTGATCGCTTCCTGCGCACGACTCTCGGTCTGAAGAGCACGCTGGTCCACACGACACCTTTCTAGCCGCCGCGCGGCCCCGCGTGCTTGGTTGCCCGCCGAGTTCCTTAAGAAGTGGCTAAGGATGCAATCCCCGGACCGCATACTCGGTATTAGCCGTATGACGAACTCTGCGCGCCGCGGTCCGGTGCTGGCGCTCGCGACGGCGCTGGTCTTTGTCGCATGCGGAGCGATCGGTGGTCCGGCGAACGCGACGCTGTGCCCGCCCGCCGCGCTCGAATCGGTGACGGTCGAGGCGAAGGCGATCACTCCCGTGACGTACGCGGTCCTCATCGATCGCGCCTACACCGGCGATTCGAAGCGGTCGCCGTCCTATCCGTGGCCGCAGCTACCGCGCACCGCCCTCGAGACCGTGGCCGCCGCGTTGCCGAAGCTCGACCTGCGGCCAGGTGACGCTCTCGTCGGCGCGTGGATCAGCCACAACTCGAACGACACGAGCGAGATCTTCCTGCCACTCAGCCAGGTGAAGCGAGCGACGGCTCTGGAGCTACCTGCCGCGCCGGCCGCACCGAAGCTTCCAGTGAACAAGCTCGAGTGCAACGAATACGCGGCCAACGTGAAGACGTTCAACGAGGCCGCGAGAGCCTGGCGGGCGAAGGTCAACGACCTGCAACAGCGGGCCGCCCTCGAGGATCAGCGGAACGTCGCGTCCTTCATCACCGCGACGACCGCGGCGATCCGGGGTGCCGCGCCGGCGCAGGACCCAGTCGGGACGGACATCTACGGCAGCCTTGCCGTGGCGTCGGGCGTCTTCGCGGCGAATCCCGGCACGCACAAGCTCCTTCTGTTCTCGGACATGACAGACACGATCGGCAATCCGGTCCGTCCTGATCTCGCGCAAAGCGAGGTCGTGGTCGCGCTCTATCACCGCGATGACGCGAGCGATCAGGGCAAAGGACAGAAGGACTGGGAAACGACGTTCAAGGCGCTTGGCGCTCGCGCTCCGGTATTTCTCGCATGGGCCGCGACCACAGCCGACAAGCTCGCGGAACAGTTGAAGGGAAGTGCGCGATGACGCTCACCCAGATGCTCGACCTGTTGCAGCCGATCCTCGATCGCTGGCAGCTGGTGCTCCTCGCGCTGGTCCTCGTGACGCTTCTCGGCAACCCCGCTCGCAGTCTCGTCGGCGCGCTGGCTGTCGTGCTGCGCGTGCCGGCGCAGTTCACTCGGACGGATGTCGAACCCGCGCTGCGGCGTGTCGCGCCATCCGCACCGAGCCGATTCCTCCGGAATCTGCGTGGCTATTTCGGGCCGGTGCTCGACCGCCCGGCGCGCGCGCTCGGCCGCGCGATCGTCGGGCTCTTCCGGACCGCGACGAACGCGCCGCGCTGGCCGGTCGCGCCGATCACCG is a window from the Candidatus Limnocylindria bacterium genome containing:
- a CDS encoding SpoIID/LytB domain-containing protein, producing the protein MGKRSFAWITFGALLIAAFAPIDSGPTSAAARASAGFDAAGARASAVARGESVGATADPSVAIETNSTVSYIGYPSGPASPGETVTIPVALRNRDVVTWAASGEQAVKLSYHLYDSTGRVVAWDGLRSVLTEDLPSGGADVIPMTLAAPALTGTYTVKPDLVRDGRGWFSSGGAAPGSFALKVTTDLDAGYGTTTTPEAIVPGGVVPIEVHVTNTGLRSWSAGGDAPIRLGYHWLDGNGKAVVWDGARLPLARDVAPGRDAAFSVDVRAPDREGDYVLVWDMVQDGGIGWFSGHAVPAKREVIAVGDGVTFYGKGWGHGIGLSQWGAQGWAEGAVGPRLTGEQIVAKYFPGTRLATQPMTHPFRVLLSAPSTGCVGRTIANVARMQSQGGMRLVNSADPTVVYIETAPDQPLRFWNDGGSLVVRDEWSRAVVFFGADTLMLMPRQFWDPIYIDQKGLGYRGNLQVGLREEGNLRVVNFVSSDDYMRGALPGEMPSHWEFEALRAQAIAARTYAAWRQSTAGDRTWDVRDDTADQCYGGDGFESARTSAAVDATASLILTYDGKPIRALYSSASGGISENVGCVLDAQKVDGTWQCTQGWPYLQVTEDPAEAAAYDKRGGMPHTLWAQHFSGAEIRKQIIEDYGVDIGRFVSIEFNESPGGRPISVLVRGTSADVDLKGDRFLRTTLGLKSTLVHTTPF